In the genome of Candidatus Falkowbacteria bacterium, the window TGGCCTGTGGGTCGACCTCATCTGCCGGGACGACGAAGAGGCTCCGGACCATGATCTGATGGCCGCACTGCTTGATCTGCTGTGGCTGTATTGTTCGAAGGACCTTGGAACGCGGACGGGGTTTTTCAAGAAGATCATCGAATCGTTCAGCGCCATGGATGACAGGCATTTTTCGGCCCTGCTCAACTCGCTGACGCTCAAGCGCAAGACAATCAAGGCACTGGCTGCCTAGTCCTTGCGAAAAGAGAAGCAAGAAGTCCATTCCCAATTCGAAGGAGGTAGATCATGTCGGAGATATTCATCAGCGCCGATATCGAAGCCGACGGACGGGTGCCAGGTATCAATTCCATGATTTCCCTGGGTTCGGTGGCTTTCCGGGTCGGCGCTTCAGGCTACGAGCAGATCAGCACGTTCGAAGCTAATCTGCTGGAACTGGAAGGCGCGGTGCAGGACGAGGAGGTAATGGCTTGGTGGCAGAAATTCCCGGACGCCTGGGAGAGATGCCGGCTCAATGCCCAGCCGCCCGAGGATGTCATGCGTCGGTATCTCGCCTGGATCAAGTCTTTGCCCGGCCCCGCCGGCCTGGTCGCTTATCCGGGGTCGTTCGACTTCATGTTCATTTACTGGTATCTCTATGCCTTGACCCGGCAGCGGCCATTCACCGCCGCAGCCCTCTGTGTCAAGACTTACGCCATGTCGATGCTCAAGCATCCGTCGTGGCTCAAGTTCGAGCGCAAATTGATTCCGGAAAAGTATCTTTCTGCCCACCCGCACGACCATACGCCCTTGAACGACTCGATCGAGCAAGCACAGATATTCGCCGCCCTTTATTATGACAACGTCATCGGCCGCTAAGGTGGCCCGAAGCGAAGCCCGGACGTGAACCGGGCTTCTTTTTTTTGCCATTTTGACGGCAGGGGCGGAGTGGGCTATATTTTAGGGACTGAATAGCATGAGATTATGGAATACCGCCTGCCGCTAAAAACCGCAGAAGTCATCGTTGCCATGGGTCCGGAGTCGGATGGCAATTTTTCAGTTTGCACGAATGGCAAGATATATCATTCGGAGTCATTCGGCGACCTACTTGAAGAAAAAAATTTCCGCAGTTTCAAATCAGCCCTGCAGAAATACCTCAAGCGAGAGGGGCTTGTGCCGACAGTCGTCTTGACCGACCTGCACCCGGATTTCCTGACGACGATATACGGCAGGGAGCTGGCTAAGAAAAACAAGGCGCGACTGGCAACGGTCCAGCACCACTTGGCCCACGTCTTTTCGGCGGTGGGTGATCGGCTGATCGATGGGCAGACGCATCCGGATTCGTTCGTCGGTATTGCCGCTGACGGTACAGGCCTGGGCGATGACGGGCTGATCTGGGGCGGGGAAATCTTTAAAATCAATATCTCTAAAAAACAGGCTTCAATCACGCGGATCGGCCATCTGGAGAATCAGACTCTGATCGGCGGCGACCTGGCCATCAGGGAACCGGCCCGTGTCTTGGTCAGTGTCCTGGGCAAGTTTCTTGGTCCAGCCGAAGTTTTTAGCCTGATCAAGCAATATTATCCTAAAAAGACATTCGATCTTCTTGTTGCCCAAGCATCACAGCGATTCAACTGCTATGAGACTTCAAGCACCGGCCGTATCCTCGATGCCGCCGCCGTCCTATTGGGCTTTTCGCCCAACGAGCGGAAACGCAAGCATGGACCAATCGCCTGCCTGGAGGAGAATTCCTCGACGCCATATCTGCTCAAACCCGCCGTAACCGAAGACGATGGCATGCTCATATTGAAAACTACCGAGCTGTTCGCTTATCTGGCGGCTCGCCTGGATGGGGACAAGCGCCGCCTGGCCGCCACCGCGCAAAAGTATATCGCCGACGGCCTCGGTGAAATCGCCAAGACCGGACAGGCACCGATCTATTTTGCCGGCGGCATGGCTAATAACAAAATCATTTCTTCCGTCCTGGCCGACCAGGGCGCATATCTGAGTACGAAAATCCCGCGCGGGGACGCGGGAATAAGTTTCGGTCAGGTCATCTATTTTTTGCTAGCAGATTCTCGGGATTAATTTGCCTCTGGGCGTTTCGATCCTTTTTTCACTGCCGAGCGAGGTCTTGAGGAAAACACCGCGGCCTTTCTCGACGCGGCCGATCACTTTGGCTTCCTTGTTGAATTTCTTCAAGGGGGTCAGGACCTTGCCGGCATCGCGCTGGCTAACCGTCGCCACGAAGCGGCCTTCTGAAGGAAAAGAGAATTTATCGATGCCTAAAAGCTCGGACAAGGCGACGGCTTCTTTGCCGAAAGGCAGAGTGGCTTCGTCCAGGACGAATCGGGCTTTGGCCTTGTCAGCCATCTCGTTCAAGACGGCGGCCACGCCGCCTCTGGTCGGGTCTTTGGCTGAAGTCAGATATTTGCCGACGCTCGCGAGTTCTTTGATGAACGGCCGGCAATCGCTTTTGATCTTGGTCCGGTAATCGAACCTCTTGGACAGCAGGGCGACGGTGTGGTCGCCCAGATTGCCCGAGGCGATGATCAGGTCGCCGACACGGGCGCCGGCGTTGTCGATGACTTTGCTGGCCAAGCCGACACCGGCGGTCGTGATCTCGATCTTATCTAATTTGCCCCGTTCCGTAACCTTGGTGTCGCCGGTGACGATCGGCACGCCGGTCTGTTTCGAGACTTCGTTGATGGATTTGATGATGGTAATCAGGTCCTTTTCCGGAAAACCTTCCTCGATGATCAAGCTCAGAGAGATGCCGATCGGCGTAGCGCCCATGACGCATAGGTCGTTGATGGTGCCGCACATGGCGATCTTGCCGATATCGCCGCCAGGGAAGAATATCGGATCGACGATGAAACCGTCGGTAGTGAAGACCAGCTTCTTGCCGCCCAAGTCATATATGGCGCCGTCATCGCCGGTGTTCTTCCAGGCGCCTTTGACCGCCAGGGTCTTGCGGATGATGCTTATCAGCTGCGACGACTTTTCGCCGCCGCCGCCCTGGTCCAATTCGATAGTTTTGATATTTTCTGGCATATTTTTTATTGATTGAAGCGGAAGCGGATATTGCACGCCCCCTCGACCGAAACCATGCAAGCGCCGTAGGGCTGGTCCGGATTGCAGGCCTTGCCGAACAGGGCACAGTCCGTCGGCTCGATCAGTCCCTGGAGCACCAGGCCGCATTTGCAGGCAGTCGGTTTGGCTGGTCGGTGTCTGACTTCGCTGACAATTTTTTTGTATATCTGCGAAGCGTCTCGATCCTTGAAGGCTGGCCGGATCTCGAGCCCGCTGCCGGGTATCAGCCCTAGACCGCGCCACCGGGCATCGGTCACTTGGAAAACTTCGTCGCTGATATCACGGGCGCGTTTGTTGCCCTCAGCTCGTACTACTCGGGTGTATTCATTTTCAACTCGCGGCTCTTTGGCCAAGATCTGGCTGAGTAGCATGTCGATGGCTTTGAGCACGTCCACGGCCGAGAAGCCGGCGATTACCTGAGGAACTTTGAATTGGCTGTATACTGCGGTGCCGATGATGGCGCTGACGTGACCAGGGTCGATGAAACCGTCGAGGCGATTATCTTTGTTGGCCAACAGAGCGGCCATGGCTGGTGGGAAAAGCTTGTGGGCCGAATAGACGGTCAGGCCCTTTTTAATGGCCCAGGCGGTCATGGGAGTAGTAGTTTCGAAGCCGAGCCCGAAAAATACCAGCCTTGGCTTGGACTTGGACAGCTCCAGGGCCTGTGTCGTGTCGTAGACGATATTGACGTCAGCCCCGCGCCGTCGGGCCTCCTCAAGGCTCATGACGTTGCCAGGCACGCGCAGGGTGTCGCCGTAAATGGCTACCGGGACATCGTTGAGGGCAAGCTCGACCATGACGTCGATATCTGATTGGTCGGTGACGCAGACTGGGCAGCCGGGTCCGGTGACCAAAGAGACATTGGCCGGCAAAAGTTTCTTGAGGCCGTGTATCGCGATTGATTGGGAGTGCGTACCGCAGAGTTCCATCAGCTTGACGGGCCGATCGAGTTTCTGCGCCTTGGCGGCGATGCTGGAGATGATTTGCTGCGGATTCTGGCTCATTGGTTCAGGAATTGATAAGCTTCTTTGGCCGATTTCTCATCGGTCTTCTCGATAGCGAAGCCTGCGTGAACCACGACATATTCGCCGACCGCGGCTTTTATCAAGGAAACATTGATTTCCTTTTGGATGCCATTGAAATCGGCCAAGGCGATTTCGCCGGTGACTTCGAGTATTTTACCGGGAACAGCTAAACACATAGGGTAAGAAAATTATTATTCCTGTATTGTACTGGAAAAAGGCAAAAATAGCTAATTTGCAAATGCTTACGTTGCCCTTTCCGGGAGCTGGGGAATCCGCGATTTTGCTGCTATGATTATAGTATTGATGGGGCGTTAATCTTTGTCTGAGAAAGTATCGGCAGAGTTGAAGATTATTAAATCGGCAATCATATGAAGGGTTTGCGTTATGAAATAAAGGCTGAAGTCTGGTTGTATCAAGGAGCGGGCAGCTGGTATTTCGTCTCAGTGCCGCCAGCCATC includes:
- a CDS encoding exonuclease, encoding MSEIFISADIEADGRVPGINSMISLGSVAFRVGASGYEQISTFEANLLELEGAVQDEEVMAWWQKFPDAWERCRLNAQPPEDVMRRYLAWIKSLPGPAGLVAYPGSFDFMFIYWYLYALTRQRPFTAAALCVKTYAMSMLKHPSWLKFERKLIPEKYLSAHPHDHTPLNDSIEQAQIFAALYYDNVIGR
- the hypE gene encoding hydrogenase expression/formation protein HypE, with the translated sequence MPENIKTIELDQGGGGEKSSQLISIIRKTLAVKGAWKNTGDDGAIYDLGGKKLVFTTDGFIVDPIFFPGGDIGKIAMCGTINDLCVMGATPIGISLSLIIEEGFPEKDLITIIKSINEVSKQTGVPIVTGDTKVTERGKLDKIEITTAGVGLASKVIDNAGARVGDLIIASGNLGDHTVALLSKRFDYRTKIKSDCRPFIKELASVGKYLTSAKDPTRGGVAAVLNEMADKAKARFVLDEATLPFGKEAVALSELLGIDKFSFPSEGRFVATVSQRDAGKVLTPLKKFNKEAKVIGRVEKGRGVFLKTSLGSEKRIETPRGKLIPRIC
- the hypD gene encoding hydrogenase formation protein HypD, yielding MSQNPQQIISSIAAKAQKLDRPVKLMELCGTHSQSIAIHGLKKLLPANVSLVTGPGCPVCVTDQSDIDVMVELALNDVPVAIYGDTLRVPGNVMSLEEARRRGADVNIVYDTTQALELSKSKPRLVFFGLGFETTTPMTAWAIKKGLTVYSAHKLFPPAMAALLANKDNRLDGFIDPGHVSAIIGTAVYSQFKVPQVIAGFSAVDVLKAIDMLLSQILAKEPRVENEYTRVVRAEGNKRARDISDEVFQVTDARWRGLGLIPGSGLEIRPAFKDRDASQIYKKIVSEVRHRPAKPTACKCGLVLQGLIEPTDCALFGKACNPDQPYGACMVSVEGACNIRFRFNQ
- a CDS encoding HypC/HybG/HupF family hydrogenase formation chaperone is translated as MCLAVPGKILEVTGEIALADFNGIQKEINVSLIKAAVGEYVVVHAGFAIEKTDEKSAKEAYQFLNQ